One stretch of Nicotiana tabacum cultivar K326 chromosome 18, ASM71507v2, whole genome shotgun sequence DNA includes these proteins:
- the LOC107785035 gene encoding protein ADP-ribosyltransferase PARP3, whose translation MKVHHASDEEKKVTRKQKAESKSQESDEQSPKKPKTEGNSEQANGKSNSTDIAAEFEKFCKATSEHLSIKQMREILEANGRDASVSDDAVVPRCQDILFYGPLGPCPVCGGTLEFSGDGYHCRGAYSEWSSCVYSTRDPPRREEPLNIPDSVGKTPVSDLIEKHRDPKSRLKREITGVDKPFVGMMISLSGRLSRTHQYWKTKIEKNGGKVANSVIGATCLVVSPTERDRGGSSKVAEAVERGIPVVREAWLADSIEKKEALALDAYDVASDIAVDGKGIALDKQDSSVVALETVTAELKVFGKRGVHKDTKLQDEGGTILEKDGLLYNCALTICDQGRNMNDFCIMQLIMARENRLHLYYKKGKIGDSLRADDKLEEWENLNDAIKEFAKLFEELTGNEFEPWEREKKIQKKHLKFFPIDIDDGVEVRHGGLGLRQLGVAAAHSKLDPKVANFMKVLCSQEIYRYALMEMGYDSPEVPVGMLTDFHLKRCEETLLRFVDKLKSSKETGNQEEALWADFSQKWFTLMPTTRPSSFKDFGELADHAASAYEAIRDINTASRLIGDMSGSTLDDPLFDRYVKLGCSVSPVEKETDDYKMIVKYLERTYEPVMVGETSYGVSVENIFAVEVSACPSLDVIKKLPNKVLLWCGTRSSNLLRHLQMGFLPAACALPAPGYMFGRAIVCSDAAAEAARYGYTAVDRPEGFLVLAVASLGEEIQEFSSPPEDTKSLEEKKTGAKGLGKKKTDESEHFVWKDDIRVPCGKLIPSEHKDSPLEYNEYAVYDPQQVSIRFLVAVKFEEQDVEYDTVEPEV comes from the exons ATGAAG GTTCATCATGCAAGTGATGAGGAGAAGAAGGTGACAAGAAAGCAGAAGGCAGAAAGCAAGAGCCAAGAATCTGATGAACAGTCGCCAAAAAAGCCGAAAACAGAAGGCAACAGTGAGCAGGCTAATGGAAAATCAAATAGCACTGATATTGCAGCAGAATTTGAGAAGTTTTGTAAAGCTACAAGCGAACATCTCTCCATCAAACAAATGCGTGAAATCCTCGAAGCCAATGGCCGGGATGCTTCCGTCTCCGATGATGCTGTTGTTCCTAGATG CCAAGACATACTGTTTTATGGTCCTCTCGGTCCTTGTCCGGTTTGTGGTGGCACGTTGGAGTTTTCTGGGGATGGTTATCACTGCCGGGGAGCATATAGCGAGTGGTCTAGTTGTGTTTACAGCACTAGGGACCCGCCAAGAAGAgaagagcctctaaatataccTGATTCTGTTGGAAAAACTCCAGTCTCTGAT CTGATCGAGAAACATAGAGATCCCAAGAGTCGCCTGAAGCGGGAAATTACAGGAGTGGATAAACCATTTGTAGGAATGATGATATCTCTTTCAGGCCGTCTTTCTCGAACCCAT CAATATTGGAAGACAAAGATCGAGAAGAATGGAGGAAAAGTGGCTAATTCTGTTATCG GGGCAACGTGCCTCGTAGTCTCTCCGACAGAGCGAGACCGTGGTGGCTCATCTAAAGTAGCTGAAGCAGT GGAGAGGGGTATCCCAGTTGTGAGAGAGGCTTGGTTGGCAGATAGCATCGAGAAAAAAGAAGCTCTAGCATTAGATGCGTATGATGTTGCCAGTGATATTGCAGTAGATGGTAAAGGTATTGCGCTAGACAAGCAAGATTCCAGTGTAGTTGCACTCGAAACTGTTACAGCTGAG CTTAAAGTGTTTGGAAAGAGAGGTGTACATAAAGACACTAAGCTGCAGGATGAAGGTGGAACAATTTTGGAGAAAGATGGCTTACTGTACAATTGCGCTTTGACTATTTGCGATCAAGGGAGGAATATGAATGA CTTCTGCATTATGCAACTTATTATGGCGCGAGAGAACCGTTTGCACCTTTATTACAAAAAGGGCAAAATAGGTGATAGCCTCAGAGCAGATGACAAGCTAGAGGAATGGGAAAACTTGAATGATGCTATTAAGGAATTTGCAAAGCTCTTTGAAGAACTGACAGGAAATGAATTTGAACCCtgggaaagagaaaagaagattcAGAAGAAACATTTGAAGTTCTTCCCTATTGATATT GATGACGGTGTTGAAGTAAGGCATGGAGGGCTTGGACTTAGGCAACTGGGGGTTGCTGCTGCACATAGTAAGCTTGATCCAAAGGTAGCAAATTTTATGAAAGTACTTTGCAGCCAGGAGATATACCG GTATGCTTTAATGGAGATGGGGTATGATTCACCTGAAGTTCCTGTTGGAATGCTTACTGATTTTCATTTAAAAAGAT GTGAGGAAACCCTCCTGCGTTTTGTGGATAAATTGAAATCTTCAAAGGAGACAGGGAACCAAGAGGAGGCCCTCTGGGCTGATTTCAGCCAAAAATGGTTTACTCTCATGCCAACTACGAGGCCCTCGTCATTTAAAGACTTTGGAGAACTTGCAGACCAT GCTGCTTCTGCTTATGAGGCTATTCGAGATATCAATACTGCCTCCCGCCTTATAGGAGATATGTCAGGCTCAACGTTAGACGATCCTCTCTTTGACCGTTATGTGAAGCTAGGTTGTTCTGTCTCACCGGTAGAGAAAGAGACGGATGATTACAAAATGATAGTGAAGTACCTGGAGAGAACTTATGAACCTGTGATGGTTGGAGAAACT AGCTATGGTGTATCGGTTGAGAACATCTTCGCTGTTGAAGTAAGTGCATGCCCTTCTCTTGATGTCATCAAGAAGTTGCCGAACAAGGTTCTGCTATGGTGTG GGACAAGGAGTTCAAATCTGTTGAGGCACTTGCAGATGGGGTTCTTGCCTGCAGCTTGTGCTCTTCCTGCACCAGGATACATG TTTGGAAGAGCTATTGTATGTTCAGATGCTGCAGCGGAAGCTGCAAGATACGGTTACACAGCGGTAGATAGGCCAGAAGGTTTCTTGGTTCTGGCTGTTGCTTCACTTGGAGAAGAAATCCAGGAATTTTCAAGTCCACCTGAG GATACGAAATCCTTGGAGGAGAAGAAAACTGGAGCTAAAGGGCTCGGCAAAAAGAAAACGGATGAGTCGGAACATTTTGTGTGGAAGGATGACATTAGAGTACCTTGTGGCAAGTTGATTCCATCAGAGCACAAGGACAGCCCCCTCGAGTATAATGAGTATGCTGTATATGATCCACAGCAG GTAAGCATTAGGTTCTTGGTGGCTGTGAAATTCGAGGAACAGGACGTTGAGTATGATACAGTTGAGCCCGAGGTATAA